In Sorangium aterium, the genomic stretch GGCGATCGTCGCCCCAGCGGTCGACGTCGTCGCAGAGGACCTCACGGCGGATCTTGCGCTCAGGCGAGCGGCTCCTTTCGCAGGTCATCGGAGGGGGCGGGCTCGCCGCCGATCGACAGGAGGGTCCAGTCTGCGCCGTCGAGCAGGAGCTCCACGGCGGCCTCGGGGCGGAGCACGGTCGCCTCGGGCGAGCGGCCGCCGACGTCCCAGCGGCGGAGCCGCGCGAGGTCCACGAGCGCCTTCGTGCGCCGCAGGCGCCGCCTGGTCGCGCCGGGCGCGCGCAACAGGTGGAGGTGGTGCCGCACGAGCCAGACCACCCGCGGGCACACGAGCTCCGCGAGCACGTCGGCCCCCTCCTCGGCGTGATCGGCGCAGGCGAACGCCTTGCCGACGTCGTGGAGCAGGGCCGCGGCCCAGAGCGAGCGATCCGCGGTCTCGCGGCGGGCCAGGTCGAATACCTGCAGGGAATGGAAGAGCGCGTCGCCCTCGGGGTGCCAGCGCGGATCCTGCGGCACGCGGTCGAGGGCGAGGAGGAGATCGAGGAGGTCCTGGTGCATCGACGGGAGGGCGGTCAGGCCGCCCGCGGGCTGCGGGCGAGCGGTGCCCCTTCACCCTGGGGCGCGGTCACACCCACCGGGAGGCCGCGCTCGCCGGGCGAGCCGAAGCATAGCGCGGGCGCGCCTGCGCCAGGCGTCAGGGAGTGAACAGGGTGGCCGATCGCTTCTTCGGCGCGGTCGGCGGGTGCGCGACCGTCTCCGCGGTCTGACGTGCGCCTGCGGCCTCCAGGCGGACCAGCCTGAGCACGGTGCCCCCGACGATGATCTGGCCGTTTTGCGGGAGCAAGGCGCTCGTGATGCGCTGATCGTCGATCTTGGTCCCGTGCGTGCTTCCCTGGTCGATCACGCGCACCTCATCCGCTCCGACGACGATCGTCGCGTGCTTTCGCGACACCTTCGGATCATCGAGGCGGATGAAGCAATCGGGCTCTCGCCCCACCCTGAACTCTCCAGGGTGCAGCACGAACCGCCGACCTTCGAGGGGCCCGTTGCACACGAAGAGCTCGTAGGTGATCGCGGCGTTCCCGCCCGACGCCGGGATCGTGGGCCGGAGCGGGGCCTTCGCGATGCGCAGCCGCCCTTCGTACTTCTGCGTCCACATCTGCGGGGTTTGCCGGCCTCCCTCGGCCTTGATGCTCGCTTGCACGTACTCGCAGAGCTCGTGGACATCGACGTATCCGTCTCGGTCCAGATCGGCTGTGCCGGTCGACAGGCCCTCGACGAGGTGGCGCGTGAAGATCGACTGCGAGGGCACCCCCACGGGCTGGTCGGCCTGCCATGCCAGCTGAACCGACGTCGTGGCGGAGATCACGACGCGACCCGAGCCGTCTCCCATGAACGTCCCGGCGATGTCGACGCTGTCCTGCTCGCTCTTGGCGGAGTTCTCGTACGCGCCGCTGTAGCAGCAGTCGAGGATCAGGACGATGCGCTTCGCGGGGCACTGATCGATCTGGCGGCTGATCCATGCCGCGTCGACCGAGGTCGCGCTGAAGAGCTCTTTCTCCGTGTCGCGCGCGGCGAGGTGGAGGTGACCCCAGTCGTCCTTCAGGCCATGACCGGAGTAGTAGAGGACGAGCAGATCCTCCGGATGGCGACGATGGAAGAGCGCGCCGATGGCCTTCCGGACCTCGAGCTGGCTGCCATCGACGCAGAGCTGGACGCGGAAATCGCCGATGTCCGGGCTTTCCAGCGTGTCGGCGAGCTTCGATGCGTCGAGGGCGGGCGCCTGAAGCGAGCGCAACCTGCCGTCCGCATACATTCCGTTCGCGATGATGAGCGCGATGCGGTCCCGTCCACCGAGCAGTAGATCTCTGTCCAGGGCTGTCATTTGATTGCGCTGATGCGGCGCGCGAGGTCGAGCACTTCCTTCTCCCCGAGCGGCTTGTCCGAGGTGAACTCGACCTCCAGACCGTTCTTCCCCCGGATGCGAATGCGGCGCTTCGGCGCGCGGACGACCCACTCATTGACGAGCTGAATCACCTGAGGAAGCACCGCGGGGAGCGCGGCGACCGCGATCGCGCCGACGGTGAAGGCGTCTCCCTTCGCGTTCTTCGGGAGGCGCCCTTCGACGACGCGGGCCGGGGTCGCGCCTGCGGTGCCGACGTCGCGCATCAAGCTCTCGAGCATCGCGTCCAGCTGGTCCGCCTCGACCTCGGCGTCGTGAAAATTGAATTGCATGTCCATTGGCCATGCACCTCCTCGCTGTTACGAGTCGCCGAGGAGCGTATCAGCGCTCGCCGGAAGGTGCCAGCCGCGCGGGGGAGTCGCGTGGTGCGCGCGGCGCTGTCTCGACCTGCGGGGCGCGCCTGAGGCCTGCTTCGCGATCGTCCAGCCCATCTCATGTCCATGCTGATTCCCACGTGAGAGGCCTTGGCGGATCCGTGCAGGTCGGCCAGCAGCGAAGGTGCTCCTTGCGCGTCGTCGTGACTGCAAAGACACACGAGGCGGAGGTGACGGGAACATACTGCCGTGCGAGCTATCCTGCCCCTCGTGCTCTCCCTCGCTCGCCCCTCGGATGCCGTGATCCACGCCTTCCTCGCTCGCCAGGCGGATCGGCCGCTCTCCTACGCGGAGGTCGGCTGCACCGGCGCCGGCGACGGCCGCCCGCGGCCGCCTGCCGGCTTCAACGTCGACCACCACCGCGTGGTGCTCGGCCGGGGCGCCGCGCTCTTCGACCGCGCTGTCGAGGCGATGCGGTGCTGGGCACAGTTCCGGCTCGGCTGGGTCGAGCTCTGCTATCCCGACGCTCCCCTCCAGACCGGCGTCACCGTGGCGATCCTCGTCCGCGTGCTCGGGATTCACTGGCTCAACGCGTGCCGGATCGTCTACACGGTCGATGACACGAGCGGCCCTGTGCGCCGGTTCGGCTTCGCCTACGGGACGCTCGAGGAGCACGGCGAGCGCGGCGAGGAGCGCTTTCTCGTCGAGCACGACGAGCATTCCGGCGAGGTCGCCTACGACATCTTCGCCGTCTCCCGGCCGAACCACCTCCTCGCCCGGCTGGGCTTTCCCTACGCGCGCCGGGTCCAGGCGCGGTTCGCCCGCGACTCCATGCGCGCCATGTGCAGCGCCGTGACCTCGCAGCCGTGAGGCGCGCCGGGAGCGGAGCGGTCCCCGTGACGGGACCCGCGCGCCGAGCGCCCCCTCACCACATCACGCGAGGGCCCGCACGGCCATCCGCCGGCACCCGGAATCGCATCCTCCGCAGCGCCCTGAAGCTCCACAGCACTCGGATCCGCCTTCGCAGAGTTCCCCGGGAGCAGGTCGATGCGCGGGTGGGGCTGCGCGTCGGCTCCTGAAAGTGAAAAATCATACAAAAGTGGCTGCGGCGCCTCATCCGGAAGTAATCCAGCGTGCAGATATGCCTGCGACGCCTCATCCGGAAGTAAGCCGTCATGCAAATCTGCCTGCGCGCGTGCCTCCCGATGAAATGCATCATACAGACCTGCCTGTGGCGGCTCGCTCAGGTACGCGGGCGCATGCGACTCTGCATGATACCTCACCAGATTACAGACGATGACCGGCCGCTTTCGCTCGTGATGACCGCTTCTTATGGTCCGCGATATGGCGAGAACGAAAAGCCGACAAGAGAGCGCCCCGCCGGCGGATGCGGGAGACGAGCAGACCCGGAGTTACGAGGCCCTTTACAGACAATACCTGCCGATGGCAGCGGAGATCCCGGAGGCCGAGGTGCAGGCGTGCCGCGCCGACCCGCGCATCGTGCTGGTCAATGTGAAGCGCGGCGTCGCGGCGATGTGCGGCACGAGGAAGCAATCCCAGGCCGTGAGCGAGCACCTGCCCAGGATCCCTCTGAAAGAGGTGCTGCAGCTGCCGGACATCGCCAGGGCGCTCCTCTTCGCCTCGCGCGAAGCGCTGCCGCGCACGGCGAGCCCGAGGGAGATAGAGCGGGCGCTGCAGGAGGTCAGCGGCCCGCGCGAGGAGCTGCTGACGCAGGCGGAGCTCTTCGCCCGGCGCGGGCTGCTCGACAAGGACCGGGTCGCGCAGATCCGAGCCGGCACCGGCAAGTACGATATGGCCCGCGACGGGATGGAGCTCGCGGCGCTGTTCATGCGGCAAGCGAGTGCCCTGAAGGGGCTGCACCCGTTCACGCGGGAGGAGATCGAGAAGCTCGGGCGCACGAGCGAGTGGCTGCTCGAGAACCTGACCCCGAACGGCGCGCGGGTCGAGGTGAAGAAGAAGGAGAGATCGCCCGCCGAGGACGCGCGAGATCGGTTGTGGACCCTGATCGTGCGGCGTCACCAGCACCTCCGGAGGATCGGGTACTATTTCCACGGCGACGACTTCGAGCAGATCACGCCGCGCCTGCTCGCGCGGGCGCAATCGGCTCAAGGCGGGGAGCAACAGCAGGAGCCAGCAGAACACGCCCCAGTCGACGGCGAGGAGGTCGAGCAGGGCACGGTCGGAGACGACATCGTGCAGCAAGGGAATCCCTAGCCTCGACTCGGTCGTCGCCGGCGTGCCCCGTCGGTCACGCCCGCTGCCTCGACGCAGGCGCCGAGGGCATGGCCCCGCCGGTCACGCCCTCTCCTTCACGAACTCCACGAGATCCGACAGGCTCACTCCCGTCGCGTCGGCGCTCACGCCCAGCTCCTCGGGCGGCAGGCCCAGGCGGTTGACCCAGAACGTGGGATAGCCGAACCACCGGGCCCCCGCGGCGTCCCAGCCGGCGAACGCGACGAACGCGATCTCCTCGCGCGTGAGGCCGAACGCGTCGAGCGCCATCCGGTACGCGCGAGGATCCGGCTTGTACGTCCTCGCCCTGTCCGTGCTGAGCACGTGCTCGAACAGGCCCCCCAGACCGGAGCTCTCGATGGCGGCCCCGAGCATCTTCGGGGTGAAGTTCGACAGGAACGAGAGCCGGATCCCCGCGCCCCTCAGCGCCCCGAGCGCCGGCAGCACGTCAGGCCACGCCCGGAGATCGAGGTACGCGCCGAGGAGCCGCGCCCGCTTCTCCTCCCCGAGATCGAGCGCCAGCGCGCGCTCGGCGAACACCAGCGCATCCGCCGTCACCTGCCAGAAGTCGGCATACTCGTGGGAGGCGACCCGGAGCCACGTGTACTCGAATTGCCGGGTGCGCCACGCCTCGCTCAGCAATGCACCCTTGCCCGGACAGAGCTCCTCCGCGAGCGCGGCGATCGGCCGCGGATCGAAGATCGGAAAGGCGTCGAAGGCGACCGCCTTGATCCTCGACCCCGCCGCGGGTCGCGGCGGCGCCGGCCCATGCTGCGCGGCACAGGAGGTGTTCGCGGCCGGGACAGAGCCCAGGAAGCCCGCCGCGGCCGTGCCGGTCACGCGGTGGAGAAACTCACGACGATTCGTCAACATGCCAGCCTCCATCCGACCATTCGAGGTGAAACACACGACCTGCGAGAGCGCGAGAGCGCGAGAGCGCGAGAACGCGAGAACGCGAGAACGCGAGTGCCCGAGTGCCCGAGCGCCCGAGCGCGAGAGTGCGAGAGTGCGAGAGTGCGCGGGGTCGCGGGTGCGCGAACGCACGCTGGAGAGCATGCGCGGTCCGCCGTTGCGGGGGGATCCACCATCGACGTAGACTCGGCATGCACCTTTGCATGGCGCGGAGCGCTCTCCGGCAGCAGCGCCCCGTGCCCCGGAGCCATGCTCGACTGGGACGATCTGCGCTACTTCCTCGCCGTCGCGCGGCACGGCAACCTCTCCGCCGCCGCGCGCGCGCTGAAGGTCACCCAGCCGACCGTGGGGCGGCGCGTCGCGGCGTTCGAGCGGCGCCTCGGGGCGAGGCTCTTCCAGCGCTCGCCGTCGGGGTTCACGCTCTCGGCCGCGGGCGAGAGCGTGCTCGGCCACGCCGAGCGCATGGAGCAGGACGCGCTCGCGGCCGAGCGCGCCGCCGCCGGGCGCGACGCAGGCCTGAGAGGCCACCTCCGCATCACCGCGTCCGAGTGGCTCGCCACGCGCGTCCTCGGGCCGCTGCTCGTCCCGTTCCTCGCGCGCCACCCCGCCATCTCCGTCGATCTCATCGCGGACGCGCGGTGGCTGAGCCTGCCGCGGCGGGAAGCGGACATCGCCCTTCGCCCCGCCGCGTTCGAGCACCACGAGGTCTTCCAGCGCGAGGTCGCGCGGATCGCGTTCGGCCTCTATGCATCGGAGGACTACCTCGCCGAGCACGGCCCGCCGGACTGGGGCCGGCAGTGCGAGGGCCACGCCCTCGTCACCATGAACGACGATCCTCCGGCGATCGCCGACCTGTCGTGGGTGCGCGCCGTCGCCGCGAAGGCCCGCGTCGCCGCGCGCACCAACGGCCGCGAGCCCCAGGCGACGATGGGGGCCGCCGGCGTCGGGCTCGTCTGCCTGCCCCGCTACCTCGGCGACGCGACCGCCGGCCTCCGCCTGCTCTCGCCGCCCTCGCCGCCGCCAGGGCGCAAGCTGTGGCTCGGGGTGCACCGCGATACGCGCGGGGTGCCGCGCGTGAAGGCGCTCGTCGCGTTCGTCGTCGACGCCCTCGGGCCGCTCCGGAGCGCGCTCGACCCCGGCGCGCGGCCGCGCGCGTCAGGCGGCGAGCGCCCCCGCTACCGGCCCTGATCGCGCTGACACGCCCTGAGCTCCTCGAACGGCGCGTCGCACGTCTGGGGCAGGAAATCGGTCCTGCACTCCCGATCTCGCCCGCTCAGGCAATCGAAGAGCGACGCGATCGACGGCGCGAGGAAGTCGCAGGGGATCCGGTCCGCGGAGACGATGGTCTCGCCCATGCAATCGAAGAAAGGAGCGGTCTGCGCGTTGCAGGGGCGCTGCTCGGAGAGCAGGTCGGCGCAGCGCTCGTGACACCGGAGCTCCGGACACGTGACGCCGTCGAAGAGCGAGCAGAAGAAATCGCACGAGGCCTTCTGCTCTTCGATGGAGGGCCGGCCGGAGCTCGCCGACTGCGACCCCTCGGCCGCGCCAGCGCCCCCGGCGCCGTCGGAGCTCTCGGGGAGCCCGTCGACGACGACGGCCCCGCCGCAAGCGCCCGCCCCCGAGAGCACGACGACCGAAGCCAGGAAAGCGAAGAGCGGCGTCGTTCTCATCAGGGCATCTTATAGCGCGGCAAGCACGGCAGGGGCGCGCGTCGGACGTCCCGCGCGCCCCCCGCCGCTCACTCCACCGCCTGCGATTGCTCGATCGCGTCCTCGCGGCGCTCCCGGCGGTTGCACGCGAGCACCTTCTTGCGGACGCGCACCGCGTCGGGCGTGACCTCGACGAGCTCGTCGCCGTCGATCCACTCCATCGCCGTCTCGATCGTGAGCAGCCGCGGGCTGGCCAGGAGGACGTTCTCGTCCTTGCCGTGGTTGCGCACGTTCGACAGCTTCTTCTCCTTGATGACGTTGACGTCGGTGTCGTTCGGCCGGTTGTGCTCGCCGATGATCATCCCCTCGTAGACCTCGACGCCGGGGACGATGAAGAACATGCCGCGCGGCTGCAGGTGGTGCAGCGCGTACGGGGTCGCCACGCCGACGCGATCGGCGACGATGGCGCCTGTCGGGCGGCGCATCATCGGGCCGCCCCAGGGCGCCCAGCCGTCGAACATCGTGTTGAGCAGGCCCGTCCCGCGCGTCGCTGTCAGGAACTCGCCGCGGAAGCCGATGAGCCCGCGCGACGGCACCCGGAACTCGAGGCGGGCGCGGCCGAAGCCGGGGTTCGTCATCTTCACCATCCGGCCGCGCCGGGAGCTGAGGCGCTCGGTCACGATGCCGACGTAGGTGTCCGGCACGTCCACGACCACGAGCTCGAGCGGCTCCATCACCTCGCCGTCGATCTCGCGCGTCACCACCTCGGGGTTCGAGAGCTGCATCTCGTACCCCTCGCGCCGCATCGTCTCCACGAGGATCGCGAGCTGGAGCTCGCCGCGGCCGAGCACCACGAACGTGTCGGGCACCTCGGTCGGCTCCACCCGGATCGCGAGGTTCTTCATCGCCTCGCGCTCGAGCCGCTCCTTCAGGTGACGGCTCGTCAGGAACTTCGACTGCTTGCTCTTGCCGGCGAACGTCGACGTGTTCACGCCGATCTTCATCTTGATCGTCGGCTCCTCGACCACGATGCGCGGCAGCGCCTCGGGGTGCGCCGGATCCGTGATCGTGTCGCCGATCGTGACCGCGTCGAGCCCGGCGATCGCGATCACCTCGCCCGCGACGGCGCTCTCGACCGCGACGCGCTTCAGCCCCTCGTAGGCGTAGAGCATCTTCACGTAGCCGCGCGACTGCCCGCCCTCGCCGAGGAGCGCGACGTCGGCGCCGGACCGGGCGGTGCCGCGGACCACGCGGCCGACCGCGAGCCGGCCCACGTACTCGTCGTGCGTCGTGTTGCAGACGATGACCTGGAGCGGACCGTCGGGGTCGCCCGAGGGGCCGGGGACCCGCTCGAGGATGGTCTCGAAGAGCGGCTCGAGGTCCTTCGCCTCGTGCTCGAGCTCGCGCTTCGCCTGGCCGAACTTCGCGATCGCGTAGAGCGTCGAGAAGTCCATCTGCGCGTCGCTCGCCTCGAGGTCGCAGAAGAGGTCGAACACCTCGGAGAGCACCTCGTGGGCGCGCGCGTCGCTCCGGTCGATCTTGTTGATGACCACGATGACCGGGAAGCCGCGCTGGAGGCACTTCGAGAGCACGAAGCGCGTCTGCGGCAGCGGGCCCTCGGCGGCGTCGACGAGGAGGAGCGCCCCGTCGGCCATCATGAGCGTGCGCTCGACCTCGCCGCCGAAGTCGGAGTGGCCGGGCGTGTCGACGATGTTGATCTTGACCCCGCGGTACCGGATGCTCGTGTTCTTCGCGAGGATGGTGATGCCGCGCTCCCGCTCGAGGTCGTTCGAGTCCATGACCCGCTCGGCCACGACCTCGTTCTCTCGGAAGGCGCCCGACTGGCGGAGCATGTGATCGACGAGGGTCGTCTTCCCGTGGTCGACGTGGGCGACGATGGCGATGTTGCGGAGATCGTTACGGGGCATATACGGCGGCGGCCGTGTAGCACGCGACCCACGGAGGAGCGAGCCCATCCTCGCTAGAGCCCGAACGTTCGGCCTGCACGGCAGCGGCGCGGCAGCCGCGCAGGGAGGCGCTCGGATGGAGAGCGCGAGGCACGCGTAGCGCGGGCGAGCCCGCGCCGGGCGGGCGAGGGGAGCGGTAGCGATTGACAGCCGAAGGCGCGCGGCCATAGGGTGCGCGCCGCGCTGGTGCCCGGGCGTTCGCCTGGGCCGAAGAGGGAACCCGGTGAAATTCCGGGGCTGCCCCGCAGCGGTAAGCGAGAACGACCTCCACCCCAAGCACTGGCCCGACGAGGGCTGGGAAGCGGTGGACAGTAGGGAGCCGGCCAGGCCGGAGCGCTCGCGAGCCCGAAGACCTGCCAGCGCCCGGCGGCGGGAGACATCCGGCGCCGGTTCGACCTGGGAGCCTCGAGGGAGGCGGTGAGGTCCGAGCCGGTGCAGCTCTGCCTCTGCCACGTCCCGGATACCGAACCGCCCCCGCGTCGCCTTCCGGTCGCCCGCGGGGGCGAGAGGTCGGTCCAGCGCACCGTGCGATGGCCAGCCATTTCGTCCTCGCGGAGCTCGACGCGAGCGGCCCGAAGCCGCTCCGCGCGATTGCGGCGAAGGAGGACACGAATGCTGCGCGAGACGGTCACGACGAGCCACGGGCACCGCCATCCATTTCATCTGCTCGCCGCGTTATCCATGGTGCTGGCCGCCGCGCGGCCCGCGCGCGCCGAGGGCGACACCCCCGCGGCGCCCTCGGCCCCGCCGGAGGCCGCCGCTGCAGAGCCCTCCGGTGAGGGCACGCCCGCGGGCGACGCCGCGGCGCCGGTGGGCAGCGCGGGCGCGCCCGCGGGCGACGCCGCGGCGCCGGCGGGCAGCGCGGGCGCGCCCGCGGGCGACGCCGCGATCGAGGTCACGATCCAGGCGGAGAGGCCGGGCAGCGAGGCCGCGTCGCGCGTCTCCGTCGGACACCGGGAGCTCGAGCTCAGGCCGAGGCTGCGGCCGGGCGACATCCTCGAGTCGGTGCCCGGGCTCTTCGCCGTGCAGCACGCGGGCGGCGGCAAGGCGAACCAGTACTTCCTCCGCGGGTTCGACGCGGACCACGGGACCGACGTCGCCTTCTTCGTCGACGGCGTGCCCGTCAACATGGTCAGCCACGGCCACGGGCACGGCTTCACCGATCTCTACTTCATGATCCCGGAGCTCGTGACAGGGCTCGACGGCTACAAGGGGCCTTATTACGCCGGCATCGGCGACTTCGGTACGGCGGGCGCCGTCAACCTGCGCTTCGCCGAGAAGCTCGAGGAGAGCTACGCGCAGGTCAGCCTGGGGCAGTACGGTATCCAGCGCGGCCTCGTCATCGCCTCGCCGGATCTCGGCGACGCGTGGCGCGCTGTGGCCGCGGCGGAGATCTACCGGAACGACGGGCCGTTCCTGAGCCCGGAGCGGCTCAAGCGCTTCAATGTGTACCTGCGGGCCACGCACGATCTCGGCGACACCGGGAAGGTCCAGATGACATGGATGTCGTATGGATCGACCTGGCACGGCTCCGGCCAGATCCCCGCGCGCGCCGTGTGCGGCGAGGGCGAGCAGGGCGGGCTGAACCCGCCGCCGTCGGCGTTCGGACAGCCGTGCATCGACCATTTCGGCGCCGTGGATCCGACGGAGGGCGGGGCGACCGAGCGGCACATGGCGTCCCTCGCCTACTCGACGGCGTGGCGGGACGCCGATCTGAGCGCGCTGGCCTACCTCGTCCGCTACCGCTTCACGCTGTACTCGAACTTCACGTTCTTCAGCGAG encodes the following:
- a CDS encoding HD domain-containing protein, whose product is MHQDLLDLLLALDRVPQDPRWHPEGDALFHSLQVFDLARRETADRSLWAAALLHDVGKAFACADHAEEGADVLAELVCPRVVWLVRHHLHLLRAPGATRRRLRRTKALVDLARLRRWDVGGRSPEATVLRPEAAVELLLDGADWTLLSIGGEPAPSDDLRKEPLA
- a CDS encoding caspase, EACC1-associated type, with the translated sequence MTALDRDLLLGGRDRIALIIANGMYADGRLRSLQAPALDASKLADTLESPDIGDFRVQLCVDGSQLEVRKAIGALFHRRHPEDLLVLYYSGHGLKDDWGHLHLAARDTEKELFSATSVDAAWISRQIDQCPAKRIVLILDCCYSGAYENSAKSEQDSVDIAGTFMGDGSGRVVISATTSVQLAWQADQPVGVPSQSIFTRHLVEGLSTGTADLDRDGYVDVHELCEYVQASIKAEGGRQTPQMWTQKYEGRLRIAKAPLRPTIPASGGNAAITYELFVCNGPLEGRRFVLHPGEFRVGREPDCFIRLDDPKVSRKHATIVVGADEVRVIDQGSTHGTKIDDQRITSALLPQNGQIIVGGTVLRLVRLEAAGARQTAETVAHPPTAPKKRSATLFTP
- a CDS encoding DUF1990 family protein is translated as MRAILPLVLSLARPSDAVIHAFLARQADRPLSYAEVGCTGAGDGRPRPPAGFNVDHHRVVLGRGAALFDRAVEAMRCWAQFRLGWVELCYPDAPLQTGVTVAILVRVLGIHWLNACRIVYTVDDTSGPVRRFGFAYGTLEEHGERGEERFLVEHDEHSGEVAYDIFAVSRPNHLLARLGFPYARRVQARFARDSMRAMCSAVTSQP
- a CDS encoding haloacid dehalogenase type II; this translates as MLTNRREFLHRVTGTAAAGFLGSVPAANTSCAAQHGPAPPRPAAGSRIKAVAFDAFPIFDPRPIAALAEELCPGKGALLSEAWRTRQFEYTWLRVASHEYADFWQVTADALVFAERALALDLGEEKRARLLGAYLDLRAWPDVLPALGALRGAGIRLSFLSNFTPKMLGAAIESSGLGGLFEHVLSTDRARTYKPDPRAYRMALDAFGLTREEIAFVAFAGWDAAGARWFGYPTFWVNRLGLPPEELGVSADATGVSLSDLVEFVKERA
- a CDS encoding LysR family transcriptional regulator — its product is MLDWDDLRYFLAVARHGNLSAAARALKVTQPTVGRRVAAFERRLGARLFQRSPSGFTLSAAGESVLGHAERMEQDALAAERAAAGRDAGLRGHLRITASEWLATRVLGPLLVPFLARHPAISVDLIADARWLSLPRREADIALRPAAFEHHEVFQREVARIAFGLYASEDYLAEHGPPDWGRQCEGHALVTMNDDPPAIADLSWVRAVAAKARVAARTNGREPQATMGAAGVGLVCLPRYLGDATAGLRLLSPPSPPPGRKLWLGVHRDTRGVPRVKALVAFVVDALGPLRSALDPGARPRASGGERPRYRP
- the typA gene encoding translational GTPase TypA, yielding MGSLLRGSRATRPPPYMPRNDLRNIAIVAHVDHGKTTLVDHMLRQSGAFRENEVVAERVMDSNDLERERGITILAKNTSIRYRGVKINIVDTPGHSDFGGEVERTLMMADGALLLVDAAEGPLPQTRFVLSKCLQRGFPVIVVINKIDRSDARAHEVLSEVFDLFCDLEASDAQMDFSTLYAIAKFGQAKRELEHEAKDLEPLFETILERVPGPSGDPDGPLQVIVCNTTHDEYVGRLAVGRVVRGTARSGADVALLGEGGQSRGYVKMLYAYEGLKRVAVESAVAGEVIAIAGLDAVTIGDTITDPAHPEALPRIVVEEPTIKMKIGVNTSTFAGKSKQSKFLTSRHLKERLEREAMKNLAIRVEPTEVPDTFVVLGRGELQLAILVETMRREGYEMQLSNPEVVTREIDGEVMEPLELVVVDVPDTYVGIVTERLSSRRGRMVKMTNPGFGRARLEFRVPSRGLIGFRGEFLTATRGTGLLNTMFDGWAPWGGPMMRRPTGAIVADRVGVATPYALHHLQPRGMFFIVPGVEVYEGMIIGEHNRPNDTDVNVIKEKKLSNVRNHGKDENVLLASPRLLTIETAMEWIDGDELVEVTPDAVRVRKKVLACNRRERREDAIEQSQAVE
- a CDS encoding TonB-dependent receptor, producing the protein MLRETVTTSHGHRHPFHLLAALSMVLAAARPARAEGDTPAAPSAPPEAAAAEPSGEGTPAGDAAAPVGSAGAPAGDAAAPAGSAGAPAGDAAIEVTIQAERPGSEAASRVSVGHRELELRPRLRPGDILESVPGLFAVQHAGGGKANQYFLRGFDADHGTDVAFFVDGVPVNMVSHGHGHGFTDLYFMIPELVTGLDGYKGPYYAGIGDFGTAGAVNLRFAEKLEESYAQVSLGQYGIQRGLVIASPDLGDAWRAVAAAEIYRNDGPFLSPERLKRFNVYLRATHDLGDTGKVQMTWMSYGSTWHGSGQIPARAVCGEGEQGGLNPPPSAFGQPCIDHFGAVDPTEGGATERHMASLAYSTAWRDADLSALAYLVRYRFTLYSNFTFFSEDAVHGDQIEQNDDRTVGGADLRFRRQYEIGGARFTTSLGAQIRADAIDKSLHHDEARERIEEKSRTHVDESQIGVYVEQDARLRRWLRVVLGARGQWIDVNVDDPGEDLERTGNRSSGTRGQMQLLPKLTAIVSPVEGLDLFAHFGRGFHSNDAQGAVLGERAATLITPATGYEVGVRVAPLRGLSLSGAGFLLDVDSELVWSGDAGATEASGQTRRYGIEIGGRYRLGSWLFADVDATFTRARFRENAGNASAVALAPTRTLTAGVGVRPTFGAFTPFAALRVKAIGARPATEDESLTAEGFTVVDANAGLRWKHVEVAVDIQNLFDTTWREVQFASESRLPYEPAPVTGIHYSPGWPFTAIGRATLYWE